CCCGTTGCCCTGCACATCCAGTTTCATAATGAAGCTCGAAGATGAAAAGAAACTTCAGGCCATTTCTGTATGTCATAAAGATTAAAATATAAGGCACATAATGAATTTAGCGTGACCTCCTTTTCTTATCATGTATGCTTAGTACTTAAATGTGCATTCTTGTACAATCTGTAGATAACTTAATTATCCAACGATTGTGAAATTCAAGGCAGCCACAACTCTATCACAGACTAGTGCCCAAATATAGCATGCCTAACAATTGGTAACGCCAAGAAATTCCGGAATACgataacaaaaaatgtcacagtttcgccctaagggcgaagcaatgaatgcgatagcaacacagcaatgtcatacgaagtaaggtgagcggctttgatagcaatatgaattgtagtaaacataagctgattaatgttgaattccaatggtagatccagatcaagtatttctgctctgtgtggagcaagtctattccaatggcagaatgggagcgtgagttgtgtgttccaatggcagattgggaccagccgccgattccggatcgctctgtggagcaaaaatatctgctccgccgaaatcgggagatttcaccggaagtccgcgtgacgtatttccttcacccgcctctgcttcctgtcatggtcgcctgtttccggtcgcgggcagtagacatggaaaacatggaccgcatggatgttgcgacgcgccgtgcgcttttgttcatgctactagatagtgacagctccgactcggacacagtccagtgatgattctaccgacaccgacagtgaatgtgacgctgctgtgtgtcaacgggcgtttgatgtgatgtttcgcctgccttcaaagaggcctaaagtgattgggttcgtcgaggatgtcgttcggcgatactcggacgacgaggtaccgtacagcccaaggtggtacaagcgcgtcaacgcgtgcgatgctcgcgcgaaataccagaaggaaaacaaacccagagaatgctgggacgatgcacatgaatggatggatgctagtAAGCATCTCCTTTGAAGCGGTGTGGTGGGCTGAGCCACCAAGTTGTTGTTCTCCTCTCTATTTTACCTCTAGTTCAGCGCCCTCTCAATTCATTTCCGTGTACTAAGTGCCCCCGCGGGAGCGCATGCATTCCATTCGCAGATTTGGTGCGAGCTGGTTGGGAGCGATCTGAGTCGGAGCGACGCGCTCCGTTCGTGATCTGGCCGAGCGCTCgcgatctgccattggaattcaacataagtaagcaggtgtgctgcggcgtaagtagaccgacatgaagagagactcgatgaccacgagaaggcgcgtgtgaaacggtggtgttgatgagaagcgcttcccgtgggcagcgcgtgcgaagggacacacctgtagcgctgcactgccgatccgggcagcattgcatgtgtagcgtgcgttggaaaatgtggcccgactattactaactgaatgaacaagcgtggtgtgagcgcgcacaaacaaacatgaatagatcacactgaatgactgcagacaacgactgtcaaaacgctggcagcaagtgcatacgccgcagcgggcgaaggtaaagctttaggcgaaggtgcgtgcggtctatcgcttcaacggaaactgagcggcaaatgcacagcgcatagaaaggtcagagccgtgtggagataagagacggtgcgggcgagcgacgagcgcggttgttggcaataaagcccctatatataaaaagtagcgacagtctcctcctccgccatccctcctcctcgtttctcctcgctttcgcgctcctttttcgaccgttgcgccgcctacaccgcttgaaacacgtgcacttgttgatctttcaccgctgatcagattcgacgatcgccgactgtgttcgtcgctatcgtcgtgctcctcgccactcggtagacgcttctcgggcgaaaatggcgatggagcgtgatcgtaaacaaacgcagccagcgcccgggggctcgacggtccacgtgatgccattaggccaataccgacgcggcgtcggcctcggacagggtgtgcgaggaggcggcggcattcttcaaagcgtgacgctacttttattgcgatagcaattatatggacactcaaaagcagatttctgccgtcggcgtcgccgtcgccgtcgccgtgaggttccgtatgacgtcaatggagatgaaatcgtcgccgcgcgccgaacgctgtatgtgcgagtgaaagggcgcgagggacgcgcgctttcacggggagtgaacgcacggcggagaacaaacgcgcgttctgcgctgtgctcccttaagggctgcagaagtaggcgtctctttcctcctctacaatcaccatatatgtagagcaaacgtgccttcttccgacgcgcgacaggccgtgggggagggggggggagggaagggaggcgacgtttagctgcggcaccaagtgcttatatttatatcggaggctccggcaacagtcaccaacgccgcacgcattttgagcgaacgcgggcaaaacgccgacggcgtcgacaacagttctgcgtgttgccggtactgctgcatgtccaagtttatacagctgataaagctgctatcattactccgtatagctctcttcaaatttgctatcgcaattgatgcttcgcctttcaggtgaaactgcgaccactttatttatatataggggctttagttggcaaagtagaagtgcgcccccccccccccccgctccctccggcgctgacttcccgcttcctcgcttgcgcgtgggagattgagtgcgttcgcactccgtgatagcgcgcgtccccgcacgcttccgctcgggcatacggcgcgcggcgaagattttatctatgcggaacctcacggcgacggcgacgccgacggcagaaatccggttgaagtgtccatataattgctatcgcaataatataaagAAAAAGTGCATCTAATACATTTGTGAATCCAAACATATATACCTTATACACATGGTAACGTACTTGTACGCTCTCCAAAGATAAAAAATTTACCTAAGAACGGTTTTATAAGGATCACGTATCTGTCAGAACATGCAAGCCTGTTCCGAGTATTCGACCTATAACTGAAACCTGGCAACGTGAAGTATTACACTCACGTCGGGTAAAATGGGTCAACTAAGCAGAAGGGCAGCGTGTCCTTTTCACTGCAGGACGCCAGAGTAGTGGATCCATGGCCAGTCGCTTTGGCTTCCGTAGAGTTTGCGTTTTTTTCAATGAAATCGGATGAAATGCGCGTCTCGCGGTGTCCCGACGTCTTGGACGCCCTCTTGGCCCTTGGCGTTTCGTTCGCTGGCTTGGTTTTCACCTGCATCGTCGACGCGGAAGCCTTATATGGGTATTCCTGTTCGGAACTGTATCCCCGTGGACTGGAGTCAGGCTGGCTGTAGCTTCCACCATCCTCGTACGATCCGGTACTGGACTCGTAACGCCCGGGTGCTCGATTTCCCTTCGGTGGGTACGTCTGGTAGGAGCCAGGAGTGGAGCGGCTAGGCTGCTGCGCGGTGGAGGGATACACGTGGACTACGGCGTTCGCCCTGTTGCCGCCTGCGTCGTAGAACCGCTCAGTGCCACCTCGGGTCAAGTTGTCAGGCACCGGAGGGTCGGCGATCATCTTGTTGAGGAAGCTGACGTCGCTGCTGACGAGCGTGTCGAGCGAGCTAGGCACTTCTTTGAACGTGCTGAATCTGCCGTGAGCCAGGTCCGCGTGGAATTTGTCGTTGGGGATGTCGAAGTGGAACTCCAGGGTGGGCTTGGAAGAGCGTTCGTCGCTTCGTCCACCCCCTTGCGCGGAGCCCGTCGGTTGCGGCTCGAGACGAGCCTGTGAGACGCCGAGAAAGCCGGTACGAGGTATCTCAACGTCTCGGCGGCCGGGATAGGCGGACGCAGCAGGAAATTGAGGTTCGAGCCGTGGCCTTCGTTCCGATGGTGGAGGCAACCTGGATGGGTAACTTTCGTAGTATCGTCGGCCTTCACCAGCGTCGAACGTGGGCAGCGAACTATCATGGCGTTCATCACTGCTGTCGAAGACGGCCTTTCTTGGGAGATTCTGCTTGACTGTGTCTCGAGTTTCTTCGTTCT
The DNA window shown above is from Dermacentor silvarum isolate Dsil-2018 chromosome 1, BIME_Dsil_1.4, whole genome shotgun sequence and carries:
- the LOC119435477 gene encoding uncharacterized protein LOC119435477, with the protein product MASVVLLLTVVFTPSFVLSSDSESEDVLPSVRYRDYDSPNKSPNAQRNTPEFVKDLYSLQSIPIPGVDYEFLPVPIKLPANYRNADSENREDKDATVDPAEKISYQEPRFTGKNDASSEADDSTGEQNEETRDTVKQNLPRKAVFDSSDERHDSSLPTFDAGEGRRYYESYPSRLPPPSERRPRLEPQFPAASAYPGRRDVEIPRTGFLGVSQARLEPQPTGSAQGGGRSDERSSKPTLEFHFDIPNDKFHADLAHGRFSTFKEVPSSLDTLVSSDVSFLNKMIADPPVPDNLTRGGTERFYDAGGNRANAVVHVYPSTAQQPSRSTPGSYQTYPPKGNRAPGRYESSTGSYEDGGSYSQPDSSPRGYSSEQEYPYKASASTMQVKTKPANETPRAKRASKTSGHRETRISSDFIEKNANSTEAKATGHGSTTLASCSEKDTLPFCLVDPFYPTNEITMALREDAEFKRVFSHLKAAQEAGGRGQGAVRSPTAHCPSSVRPVRPLKGRDELGEWKTIVNIDGFGQELLLNRCSAENSPCRAKPPKSCVQLYEIRMLALYDQRTRRLHSGEFRVPTGCICGDDARP